A region from the Paraurantiacibacter namhicola genome encodes:
- a CDS encoding thiamine pyrophosphate-dependent enzyme translates to MADKQPPAGDNRPKLALHVPEPKYRPGDAVDYSDIDIGEPGSMSRPDETCSPDTMRDHAYGLVRVLGDDDNAAGPWDPRLSPDTLRTMMRNFAMVRAFDERMFRGQRQGKTSFYMKCTGEEATSVAAAMALAADDMVFPSYRQQGILIARGYPLVEMINQIYSNKGDKLKGRQLPIMYSSREHSFFSISGNLATQTPQAVGWAMASAIKGDSRIAATWVGEGSTAEGDFHSACTFAAVYNAPVILNVINNQWAISSFSGFAGAERTTFAARALGYGLAGLRVDGNDALACYAAQQWAANRARANGGPTLIEYFTYRAEGHSTSDDPSGYRSAQEREEWPLGDPVMRLKKHLIALGEWDEERQEAMDRECAELVKAATKEAEKNGILGHGLHHPFRTMFQDVYEDIPWHLEEQAAQAKHEREVKWPGEEPWS, encoded by the coding sequence ATGGCGGACAAGCAGCCACCTGCAGGGGACAATCGCCCCAAATTGGCCCTGCACGTTCCGGAACCGAAATATCGCCCCGGCGACGCGGTGGACTATTCCGACATCGATATTGGCGAACCGGGCAGCATGTCGCGCCCGGATGAAACCTGCTCGCCCGACACCATGCGCGACCATGCCTATGGGCTGGTGCGGGTGCTGGGCGATGACGACAACGCCGCCGGTCCGTGGGATCCGCGCCTTTCGCCCGACACGCTGCGCACGATGATGCGCAATTTTGCCATGGTCCGCGCCTTCGACGAGCGGATGTTCCGCGGGCAGCGGCAGGGCAAGACCAGCTTCTACATGAAGTGCACCGGTGAGGAGGCGACCAGCGTCGCTGCCGCCATGGCGCTGGCAGCGGATGACATGGTCTTCCCCAGCTATCGCCAGCAGGGCATCCTGATCGCGCGCGGTTACCCACTGGTGGAGATGATCAACCAGATCTACTCCAACAAGGGTGACAAGCTGAAGGGCCGCCAGCTGCCCATCATGTATTCCAGCCGGGAGCACAGCTTCTTCAGCATCTCCGGCAACCTCGCCACGCAGACGCCGCAGGCGGTGGGCTGGGCGATGGCCAGTGCGATCAAGGGCGACAGCCGCATCGCCGCCACATGGGTTGGCGAGGGCAGCACTGCAGAGGGGGATTTCCACTCCGCCTGCACATTCGCCGCCGTCTATAACGCGCCGGTCATTCTGAACGTGATCAACAACCAGTGGGCCATTTCCAGCTTCAGCGGTTTTGCCGGGGCGGAGCGCACGACCTTCGCCGCCCGCGCGCTGGGCTATGGCCTCGCCGGTCTTCGCGTGGACGGCAACGATGCGCTGGCATGCTACGCCGCGCAGCAATGGGCCGCCAATCGCGCCCGCGCCAATGGCGGGCCCACGCTGATCGAATACTTCACCTATCGCGCAGAAGGGCACTCCACATCCGACGATCCCTCCGGCTATCGCAGCGCGCAGGAGCGTGAGGAATGGCCGCTGGGCGATCCCGTGATGCGCCTGAAGAAGCACCTCATCGCCCTGGGCGAATGGGACGAGGAGCGGCAGGAAGCCATGGACCGCGAATGCGCGGAACTGGTGAAGGCTGCCACCAAGGAAGCCGAGAAGAACGGCATCCTGGGCCACGGCCTGCACCACCCGTTCCGCACGATGTTCCAGGACGTCTACGAAGACATTCCCTGGCATCTCGAGGAGCAGGCCGCGCAGGCCAAACACGAACGCGAGGTCAAATGGCCCGGAGAGGAGCCGTGGTCGTGA
- a CDS encoding alpha-ketoacid dehydrogenase subunit beta codes for MIEAINDALDIMLERDPDVIVMGEDIGYFGGVFRCTAGLQEKHGKTRVFDTPISECGIIGVAVGMGAYGLRPVPEIQFADYIYPGLDQLISEAARLRYRSATEYIAPLTVRSPFGGGIFGGQTHSQSPEAIFTHVAGLKTVIPATPYDAKGLLISCIEDNDPVIFFEPKRIYNGPFSGFYDKPVEPWKRHADSVVPEGHYSIPLGKARTVTEGEQLTVLTYGTMVHVTEAVCREQGIEANILDLRTLVPLDIEAIEESVRKTGRCLIVHEATRTSGFGAELSALVTERCFYHLEAPVERVTGFDTPYPHSLEWAYFPGPVRIGEAIDKILKD; via the coding sequence ATGATCGAGGCGATCAACGACGCGCTCGACATCATGCTGGAACGCGATCCCGATGTGATCGTGATGGGCGAGGATATCGGCTATTTCGGCGGCGTGTTCCGCTGCACGGCCGGGCTGCAGGAAAAGCACGGCAAGACGCGCGTCTTCGACACGCCGATCTCCGAATGCGGCATTATCGGCGTGGCCGTGGGCATGGGCGCTTATGGCCTTCGCCCGGTGCCCGAAATCCAGTTTGCCGATTACATCTATCCCGGACTGGACCAGCTGATCAGCGAGGCCGCGCGCCTGCGCTATCGCTCTGCCACCGAATATATCGCGCCGCTGACGGTCCGCAGCCCGTTTGGCGGCGGCATCTTCGGCGGGCAGACTCACAGCCAGAGCCCGGAAGCCATCTTCACCCATGTCGCGGGCCTGAAGACGGTCATTCCCGCCACGCCCTACGATGCGAAGGGACTGCTGATTTCGTGCATCGAAGACAATGATCCGGTCATCTTCTTCGAGCCCAAGCGGATCTATAACGGCCCCTTCAGCGGTTTTTACGACAAGCCGGTGGAGCCGTGGAAGCGCCATGCCGACAGCGTGGTGCCCGAAGGCCATTACTCCATCCCGCTGGGCAAGGCGCGCACCGTTACCGAAGGCGAGCAGCTTACCGTTCTCACCTACGGGACCATGGTCCACGTTACGGAGGCCGTATGCCGCGAGCAGGGGATCGAGGCCAATATCCTGGACCTTCGCACGCTGGTGCCGCTCGATATCGAGGCCATCGAGGAAAGCGTCCGCAAGACCGGTCGCTGCCTGATCGTGCATGAGGCGACGCGAACATCCGGCTTCGGCGCGGAGCTTTCCGCCCTGGTAACCGAACGGTGCTTCTACCACCTCGAAGCGCCGGTGGAGCGCGTGACCGGTTTCGACACTCCCTATCCGCACAGCCTGGAATGGGCCTATTTCCCCGGCCCCGTCCGCATTGGCGAGGCAATCGACAAGATCCTGAAGGACTGA
- a CDS encoding dihydrolipoamide acetyltransferase family protein, translating to MSKFTFNMPDVGEGVAEAEIVGWQVKVGDMVEEDQHLVDVMTDKATIDIESPVTGKVLEVAGEEGDIVSVGAMLLVIEVEGEEAETAPAPAPKAEVVEERIEVENPDASDADDAIERGQDERPSTSSRQADVASETSSPAQPEPDEGPGKSSAKVLATPAVRQRARDLGIDLSEVKPSEGGRVRHGDLDQFLSYNSGGGYGSARGARADEAIKVIGLRKRIAENMAASKRAIPHFSYVEECDVTELEKLRGDLNADRGDKPKLTLLPLIISAICRSLPGFPMINARFDDEANVVTRHGSVHLGMATMTDNGLMVPVIRDAQSRNLWQLANEIARLADAARTGKAKSEELSGSTLTVTSLGPLGGVATTPVINRPEVAIIGPNRIVERPMFVSDGMGGERIEKRKLMNISISCDHRVVDGYDAAAFVQQLKKLLETPALLLAN from the coding sequence ATGAGCAAGTTCACATTCAACATGCCCGACGTGGGCGAGGGCGTGGCCGAAGCGGAAATCGTCGGCTGGCAGGTCAAGGTCGGCGACATGGTCGAGGAAGACCAGCACCTGGTCGACGTGATGACCGACAAGGCCACGATCGACATCGAGAGCCCCGTGACCGGCAAGGTGCTGGAAGTGGCCGGTGAAGAAGGCGACATCGTCTCGGTCGGCGCGATGCTGCTGGTCATCGAGGTCGAAGGCGAGGAGGCCGAAACCGCGCCTGCACCTGCGCCGAAAGCCGAGGTGGTAGAGGAGCGGATCGAGGTCGAGAACCCCGATGCCAGCGATGCGGATGACGCAATTGAGCGGGGGCAGGACGAGCGTCCTTCGACAAGCTCAAGACAAGCGGACGTTGCATCCGAGACATCTTCACCCGCTCAGCCTGAGCCTGACGAAGGCCCGGGCAAATCTTCTGCGAAGGTCCTGGCCACCCCGGCGGTGCGCCAGCGTGCGCGGGATCTCGGGATCGACCTTTCCGAGGTCAAACCATCCGAGGGCGGCCGTGTGCGGCACGGCGACCTCGACCAGTTCCTCAGCTACAATTCCGGTGGCGGCTACGGCTCGGCCCGCGGCGCACGTGCTGACGAGGCCATCAAGGTCATCGGCCTGCGCAAGCGGATTGCCGAGAACATGGCAGCGTCCAAGCGGGCGATCCCGCACTTCTCCTATGTCGAGGAGTGCGATGTCACCGAGCTGGAGAAACTGCGCGGCGATCTGAATGCGGACCGCGGTGACAAGCCGAAGCTGACGCTGCTGCCGCTGATCATCAGCGCGATCTGCCGCAGCCTGCCAGGTTTCCCGATGATCAACGCCCGCTTCGATGATGAAGCGAATGTCGTCACGCGCCATGGCAGCGTGCACCTGGGCATGGCGACGATGACCGACAACGGCCTGATGGTCCCCGTGATCCGCGACGCGCAGTCCCGGAACCTGTGGCAGCTGGCGAACGAGATCGCGCGGCTGGCTGACGCCGCCCGCACAGGCAAGGCGAAGAGCGAGGAGCTGTCCGGCTCCACGCTGACCGTCACATCGCTGGGCCCGCTTGGCGGCGTTGCGACCACGCCGGTTATCAACCGGCCCGAAGTGGCGATAATCGGCCCCAACCGGATCGTGGAGCGGCCAATGTTCGTTTCCGACGGCATGGGCGGCGAACGAATCGAGAAGCGCAAGCTGATGAATATCTCCATCAGCTGCGATCACCGCGTGGTGGATGGATACGATGCCGCTGCCTTCGTCCAGCAGCTCAAGAAGCTGCTCGAAACGCCGGCGTTGCTGCTGGCGAATTGA
- a CDS encoding ThuA domain-containing protein codes for MKSWAALLCAGLAACASVPPSSLYDARPPEISEYLAQPAMLVFSKTRGWRHNEGIAGASLFLADYTTDAGLGFFTTENAAVFGPGHLARFDIMIFNNVSGDSLSPAQEAALQQWILAGGALVALHGSGDNSHTDWPWYDKKVIGPEFIGHPADPQFQQARVVNLAPKHPVMHGIPADWLLTDEWYSFDGTAALEGATPLLGLDENTYSPENLLYGPQQDLRMGNDPAQHPIAWARCMGNGRVVYSAIGHDQSNYRDPIYRRFLANAIAWTRAAGSGAAAGC; via the coding sequence GTGAAATCCTGGGCTGCCCTGCTTTGTGCCGGCCTTGCCGCCTGCGCCAGCGTGCCGCCCTCTTCGCTCTACGATGCGCGACCGCCGGAGATTTCCGAATATTTGGCGCAGCCGGCCATGCTGGTCTTTTCCAAGACACGCGGCTGGCGGCACAATGAAGGAATTGCCGGGGCCAGCCTGTTCCTTGCCGACTACACCACCGACGCAGGCCTGGGATTTTTCACAACCGAGAATGCGGCGGTATTCGGGCCTGGCCATCTGGCGCGCTTCGATATCATGATATTCAATAATGTCAGCGGTGATTCCCTGTCGCCCGCACAGGAAGCGGCATTGCAGCAATGGATCCTGGCAGGCGGCGCACTCGTCGCGCTGCATGGATCGGGCGACAACTCGCACACGGACTGGCCTTGGTACGACAAAAAGGTGATTGGCCCAGAATTCATCGGCCATCCAGCAGATCCGCAATTCCAGCAGGCGCGCGTTGTGAACCTGGCGCCCAAGCATCCGGTAATGCATGGCATACCGGCTGACTGGCTATTGACGGACGAGTGGTACAGTTTCGATGGAACGGCCGCGCTGGAAGGGGCAACGCCCCTGCTTGGCCTCGACGAAAACACATACAGCCCAGAAAACCTGCTTTACGGCCCACAGCAAGACCTGCGTATGGGGAACGATCCCGCCCAGCATCCCATCGCGTGGGCGCGGTGTATGGGCAACGGGCGCGTCGTCTATTCCGCCATCGGGCACGACCAGAGCAATTACCGGGACCCGATTTACAGGCGGTTCCTGGCCAACGCCATTGCCTGGACACGCGCCGCAGGCAGCGGCGCAGCGGCCGGCTGCTGA
- a CDS encoding DUF2842 domain-containing protein, translating to MRTEPTWRIPFGIVLLSIALLAYGLVIARYMPGIIGGWHALLQTIVYTFFGVVWLLPLRRFLIWMETGRWSPPE from the coding sequence ATGAGAACCGAGCCCACCTGGCGCATCCCCTTCGGCATCGTGCTGCTGTCCATCGCCCTGCTGGCCTATGGGCTCGTAATCGCCCGCTACATGCCCGGCATCATCGGCGGCTGGCACGCGCTGCTGCAGACGATCGTCTACACCTTCTTCGGGGTGGTATGGCTGCTGCCGCTGCGCCGCTTCCTGATCTGGATGGAAACCGGCCGCTGGAGCCCGCCGGAGTGA
- a CDS encoding 5-formyltetrahydrofolate cyclo-ligase: MDIHSQKRDLRAAMRRDRREHAAALPAQVSALVFSRPPAPLMELVREDAVIGLYHAVPGEAPAQSYARYFQDNGHKIALPRIEDGDGAMTFRIHTDPWELSDLVEGPHGTREPAADAEICTPDVVFVPLVAFTDNGWRLGQGGGYYDRFLSAHPVAAIGMAWDMQYVNSLPREPHDEPLTAIVTPTRIYGPYA, translated from the coding sequence ATGGACATCCATTCCCAGAAGCGAGACCTGCGCGCAGCGATGCGCCGCGATAGGCGCGAACATGCTGCCGCCCTGCCCGCGCAGGTCAGCGCGCTGGTTTTCAGCCGCCCGCCCGCGCCCCTGATGGAGCTGGTCCGCGAAGACGCGGTGATCGGCCTTTACCATGCCGTCCCGGGCGAAGCGCCGGCGCAGAGCTATGCCCGGTACTTTCAGGACAACGGCCACAAGATCGCCCTGCCGCGTATCGAAGACGGCGACGGCGCGATGACATTCCGCATCCACACAGACCCGTGGGAGCTGAGCGACCTTGTCGAAGGCCCGCACGGCACGCGCGAACCGGCCGCGGACGCCGAGATATGCACGCCGGACGTCGTCTTCGTGCCGCTGGTGGCCTTTACGGACAATGGCTGGCGGCTGGGCCAGGGCGGCGGCTATTACGACCGCTTCCTGTCCGCCCATCCGGTCGCTGCGATCGGTATGGCCTGGGACATGCAGTATGTGAACAGCCTCCCGCGCGAGCCGCATGACGAACCCCTGACGGCCATCGTCACCCCCACCCGCATCTACGGACCTTACGCATGA
- a CDS encoding cell division protein ZapA, with protein MSNVTVTLAGRKYTINCGEGEEPHIAMLAEKIDRRLSTIDNLAGQSAERTLLYGALLLADENYDLERGGAVKGSALADIAVPLENLADRLESLAAALEDGASTT; from the coding sequence GTGAGCAACGTCACCGTCACACTCGCGGGCCGCAAATACACCATCAATTGCGGTGAGGGCGAAGAACCGCATATCGCGATGCTGGCCGAAAAGATCGACCGGCGCCTGTCCACCATAGACAACCTCGCCGGGCAATCGGCTGAGCGCACGCTGCTGTATGGCGCGCTGCTGCTGGCGGACGAGAATTACGACCTGGAACGCGGCGGCGCCGTAAAGGGCAGCGCGCTGGCCGATATCGCCGTGCCGCTGGAAAATCTCGCCGATCGGCTCGAAAGCCTCGCCGCCGCGCTTGAGGATGGTGCCAGCACCACCTAG
- the tkt gene encoding transketolase produces MSLEADRLQQMANAVRALSMDAVQAANSGHPGMPMGMADVATVLWTEYLKHDPAAPDWADRDRFVLSAGHGSMLIYSLLHLTGYARPTLQEIRDFRQLGSPCAGHPENFLLDGVEATTGPLGQGLAMAVGMAMAERHLNAVYGDPLVDHRTWVVAGDGCLMEGINHEAIGLAGHLKLGRLNVLWDDNNITIDGGVDLSSSEDVKARYLSAGWHVTECDGHDFGAIRKALDEAAADPRPSLVACKTVIGKGAPNKQGTSGVHGSPLGDAEVSAARETLGWEHAPFEVPEQVLSDWREAGTRGQSAHSEWKDRAAQHDTTGEFADRMAGKLPAMDDFDGALAEWLSGEQKVATRKASEMVLEKLTAMIPAMVGGSADLTGSNNTKTASTSAFTAQNYDGRYVYYGIREFGMAAAMNGMALHGGVIPYGGTFLIFSDYCRNAIRLAALQKVRSIFVLTHDSIGLGEDGPTHQPAEQVMSLRLIPNLNVYRPADLVETAECWKLALETPETPSAICLTRQGLPQVRSDNAMASGKGAYRLRAASAERKVILMATGSEVHLALECADKLEADGIGADVISMPCMELFEQQDEAYKADLLPNVPPEQILRVSIEAGVTLGWERYTMANGLNIGLDRFGASAPGDELFKHFGFTADAIVPKIMNKLNG; encoded by the coding sequence ATGAGCCTCGAAGCCGACCGCCTGCAGCAGATGGCGAACGCCGTCCGCGCACTTTCCATGGATGCGGTTCAGGCGGCGAATTCGGGGCATCCCGGCATGCCGATGGGCATGGCCGATGTGGCGACCGTGCTGTGGACGGAATACCTCAAGCATGACCCTGCGGCGCCCGATTGGGCCGACCGCGACCGCTTCGTGCTGTCCGCCGGGCATGGCTCCATGCTCATCTACAGCCTGCTGCACCTGACCGGCTATGCCCGCCCGACCTTGCAGGAAATCCGCGATTTCCGCCAGCTGGGCAGCCCGTGCGCCGGTCATCCGGAAAACTTCCTGCTGGACGGCGTGGAAGCCACCACCGGCCCGCTGGGCCAGGGCCTGGCGATGGCCGTGGGCATGGCCATGGCGGAGCGGCATCTGAATGCCGTTTACGGCGACCCGCTCGTCGATCATCGGACCTGGGTGGTCGCGGGCGATGGCTGCCTGATGGAAGGCATCAATCACGAGGCCATCGGCCTGGCCGGACACCTGAAGCTCGGCCGATTGAATGTGCTGTGGGACGACAACAACATCACCATCGATGGCGGTGTGGACCTGTCGAGCAGCGAGGATGTGAAGGCGCGCTACCTCTCGGCTGGCTGGCACGTCACCGAATGCGACGGGCATGACTTCGGCGCGATCCGCAAGGCGCTGGACGAAGCCGCCGCCGATCCGCGCCCTAGCCTGGTCGCCTGCAAGACTGTGATCGGCAAGGGCGCGCCCAACAAGCAGGGCACCAGCGGCGTGCACGGCTCGCCGCTCGGCGATGCGGAAGTCAGCGCGGCACGCGAGACGCTGGGCTGGGAGCACGCCCCGTTCGAAGTGCCCGAACAGGTCCTCTCCGACTGGCGCGAAGCCGGGACGCGGGGCCAGTCTGCGCACTCTGAATGGAAGGACCGCGCCGCGCAGCACGACACCACCGGAGAATTCGCGGACCGGATGGCGGGCAAGCTGCCTGCGATGGACGATTTCGATGGCGCTCTGGCCGAATGGCTCAGCGGCGAGCAGAAGGTGGCGACGCGCAAGGCATCCGAAATGGTGCTGGAGAAGCTCACGGCCATGATCCCGGCGATGGTGGGCGGAAGCGCCGACCTGACCGGATCGAACAACACCAAGACGGCGTCCACCTCCGCCTTCACCGCGCAGAATTACGACGGGCGCTACGTCTATTACGGCATCCGCGAATTCGGCATGGCGGCGGCCATGAATGGCATGGCGCTGCATGGCGGCGTGATCCCCTATGGCGGCACCTTCCTGATCTTCAGCGATTACTGCCGTAATGCGATCCGCCTGGCCGCGCTGCAGAAGGTGCGCAGCATCTTCGTGCTGACGCATGACAGCATCGGGCTGGGCGAGGACGGGCCGACTCACCAGCCGGCGGAGCAGGTGATGAGCCTGCGCTTGATCCCCAATCTCAACGTCTATCGCCCCGCCGACCTCGTCGAGACGGCGGAGTGTTGGAAGCTGGCGCTGGAAACGCCCGAGACGCCGAGCGCGATCTGCCTGACCCGCCAGGGCCTGCCGCAGGTGCGCAGCGACAACGCCATGGCGAGCGGCAAGGGCGCCTATCGCCTTCGCGCCGCCTCCGCCGAGCGCAAGGTCATCCTGATGGCCACCGGCTCCGAGGTCCATCTGGCGCTGGAATGCGCGGACAAGCTGGAAGCGGACGGCATCGGTGCGGACGTGATTTCAATGCCTTGCATGGAATTGTTCGAGCAGCAGGACGAGGCTTACAAGGCCGACCTGCTGCCCAATGTGCCGCCGGAGCAGATACTGCGCGTCAGCATCGAGGCGGGCGTCACGCTGGGCTGGGAACGCTACACCATGGCCAACGGCCTCAACATCGGTCTCGACCGCTTCGGCGCCAGCGCGCCGGGCGATGAACTCTTCAAGCACTTCGGCTTCACCGCAGACGCGATCGTGCCGAAAATCATGAACAAACTGAACGGATAA
- the gap gene encoding type I glyceraldehyde-3-phosphate dehydrogenase, with translation MATKVSINGFGRIGRLVARAILERDDHDLELVAINDLADTNANALLFGFDSTHGRFPGTVEVDGSNLVVNGKTIAVTSERDPGNLPHKEMGIDIVLECTGFFQSHSAAKPHLDAGAKRVLISAPAKEVTATVVYGVNHDTLTADDVIVSNASCTTNCLSPVAKVLHELVGIERGFMTTIHSYTNDQRMLDQMHSDMRRARGGAQNMIPTTTGAARAVGLVLPELAGKLDGSSVRVPTPNVSLIDLVFTPGRDTSAEEMNAALKAAAEGAMKGVLDYTDKPLVSSDFNHHPASSTVDSLETAVLEGKLARVVSWYDNEWGFSNRMIDTAGVMAKFL, from the coding sequence ATGGCGACGAAGGTTTCAATCAACGGTTTCGGGCGCATCGGACGCCTCGTGGCGCGGGCCATCCTGGAGCGTGACGATCACGACCTGGAACTGGTGGCGATCAATGACCTGGCCGATACGAACGCCAATGCCCTGCTGTTCGGCTTTGACAGCACGCACGGCCGCTTCCCCGGCACGGTGGAAGTGGATGGATCGAACCTTGTCGTGAACGGCAAGACCATCGCCGTGACCAGCGAGCGTGACCCCGGCAATTTGCCGCACAAGGAGATGGGGATCGACATCGTGCTGGAATGCACGGGCTTCTTCCAGAGCCACAGCGCAGCCAAGCCGCACCTCGACGCAGGGGCCAAGCGCGTCCTGATCTCCGCCCCCGCGAAGGAAGTGACCGCCACTGTCGTTTACGGTGTGAACCACGATACGCTGACGGCCGACGATGTTATCGTTTCCAACGCCAGCTGCACCACCAACTGCCTCAGCCCGGTCGCCAAGGTGCTGCATGAGCTGGTGGGTATCGAGCGCGGCTTCATGACCACGATCCACAGCTACACCAATGACCAGCGCATGCTGGACCAGATGCACAGCGACATGCGCCGTGCGCGCGGCGGGGCGCAGAACATGATCCCCACCACCACCGGCGCAGCCCGCGCCGTGGGCCTGGTGCTGCCGGAACTGGCGGGCAAGCTGGACGGCTCCTCCGTCCGCGTGCCGACGCCGAATGTCTCGCTGATCGACCTGGTTTTCACGCCGGGCCGCGACACGAGCGCCGAAGAGATGAATGCCGCGCTGAAGGCCGCTGCGGAAGGCGCCATGAAGGGCGTGCTGGATTACACGGACAAGCCGCTGGTCAGCAGCGACTTCAACCACCACCCGGCCAGCTCCACGGTGGACAGCCTCGAAACCGCGGTGTTGGAAGGCAAGCTCGCCCGCGTGGTCAGCTGGTATGACAACGAATGGGGCTTCTCCAACCGCATGATCGACACCGCCGGCGTGATGGCGAAGTTCCTCTAA